Within Paenibacillus albicereus, the genomic segment GTGCGGCCGGCGATTCCTGCCACCTTGTCGCTGTCGCTGCGCGGCGTATTGTTGAACTTGTTCTCGATGCCGACGATCGTCTTGCCGCCGAGATTGTTCAGGTAGCTCAGCATCCGCTGCTTGACGGCGCCGACGGTCGTGCCGCCGCCATTGCCGTCGTCGCCGTAGATTTCGAACTCGTACAACGAGTAGCCGTAGGCCGTGGCCCGTTGGAAGGCGTACATCTTGACGTAGCGCGCGGTGGCCGTGAAGCTGATGTCGTTCACGCCGCCGACGCCGTTATAGTTGGAGTAGACCGTCGTCCAGGCGGAATTGTCGTTGGACGTCTGGATTTGGAAGCCTTTCGCATAAGCGGCCTCCCAGCGCAGCTTCACGCCGGTGAGCGGGCGGGCGGAGCCGAGGTCGACGATGATGTACTGCTGGTCGCTGTACGCCGATGCCCAGCGGGTGTTGCCGTTGGCGTCCACCGCGTAGGCGCCGGCGTAGGCGGAGCTTTCCGCGCTGGAGACGGTGACGGGACGGTTGTAGGCGAGGTTGACGATCGCCGCCTCGGTCTTGGCGGGGCGGCCGAGCAGGATGAGCAGCGAGAGCAGCACCGCCGCGAGAGCGGCGAGCAGGATGGAGCGGGGACGGGGCAGCGTCAGATGGTTCATCATGGGCCTCCTTGGGCAAAGGGATGGGGGATGCGTACCGAGCGTTTCGGTGATGCGGCCGGCGCGGGCGGCGCCGAGGCGGGCATCGCCTCCTTCGGCTGGAAATGAATTCGCTTTCAACACCCATTATAGATATTTATAAATAAAATTCAATAAGTTTATTAAAGTTTAATTAGGCGGCCGAGCCATTGACGAGGGCAACTGTTACCATTAAAATAACAGTACGGCGGAAAAGGGAGGGAGCGTGCGGATGAACAGCGAATTTACGATTGCGGTCCACAGCTTGGTCTATTTGGCCAGCCGGCCCGATCGGATGGCGACGAGCGATTCCATCGCCCGCAACGTGAACACCCATCCGTCGCGGATCCGCAAAGTGATGAGCTTGCTTCGCAAGCAGGGATATATCGGAACCAAGGAAGGCATCGGCGGCGGCTACCTGCTGGAGCGCCTGCCGGAGCAGACGACGCTGGCCGAGATTTACCGGGCGACGTCGTTCGGCTCGATCAAGCCGGGCTGGTGCTCCGGCGGCGAGCAAGGCGACTGCTTGATCGCCTGTCGCATGGCCGCGGTGATGGATGAAATCTTCACGGACACGGAGGCCAAGCTGCTCCAGCATCTGGAGGGCATGACGATCCGAGACGTGCTGCAGCGCGTGAAGGCGGAGGAGACGACGACCTGACGCGACTATAGGCAGGGAGGAATGGCAGATGAGCATGGAAACGGGCATGGAAGCGATTCGGGTCGGAGACTGGGTAAGCGGAGTCACCGTCATGGACGAGAGGTTCATCGGGTACGTGGATGCGGCGGACCCGGTCGGATTCTTTCGGGTCGTCGTGACGCAGAGCGACCGCGAGCGGATCGTCGGCAAGCGCGTCGGCGCGCGCGCCTCCAAGGTGCGCAAGCTGTCCGACCATGGCCAGCAGGCCGGCGCCGGCGAGCTGCGGACGCTGATCGAGCTTTCCCTCCTGACGAGGGACGAGAACTGGTTCCGGGAGCTGACGGAGCGCGCCAGGACCGTGGATGCGGAGCCGGGCCGGAGCGGGAGTGACGGGTTTCCGGTCAACCGCATCTCGTCGATCCTATGAGCTGAACCAGCCGCCGGGACGGGCTCGTCCCTTTTTCAGACCGGTCTGCCGCCCCTGGCAGGCCGGTTTTTTGCGTCTTCTGACGAGCCTGCCGTCCGCATACGATGAGTAGGGAAGCAAGTACATCCGGGGGGGGATGCGCATGGCGAGATGGGGAAAAAGGCGTGCCGCATGGCGGCTGCCGGCGCTGCCGATGCGGCCGGTCCGCAGGATGAGGCTGTCCCGGTCCTCCTCCACTCCGGGCAGCAGGAGCGCGGGACGGCTGCTTCCGTCGCGGCCGCGCCGCGCGGCTCCATGGGCCGGAGATCCTGCGCGGCCGCGCCAGCGCCGGCGTCGGCGCCGCCGCTGGGTGCTGCTGACGGTCGCGCTGCTGCTGGGACTCGGGACGGTCAACGGCTACTTTTACCTCGAGCGCAAGCTGCAGCCGCCGCTCATGCGGATCGCCCAGCTCAAGGTGAAGCAGATCATGACGGAGGCGATCAACAAAGCGATTACCGATCAGGTCGCCTCAGACGCCAAGCTCGAAAGCCTGATCGACTGGAAGATGGACGCCTCCGGCAAGGTCAGCGGCTTCATGATGAATTACAACGAGCATATGAAGATCACGGCGCAGACGATCCAGACGGTGCAGCATACGCTGCAGGAAAGCGAGAACTTCCGCGAGGGCGTGCCGATCGGGCAAGCGTTGGACAGCGCGCTGCTCGCCTCCTTCGGCCCGCGCGTGCCGATCCGGTTCGAGCCGATCGGCGACGCCAAGGTCGAGCTGAGCACGAGGCAGAAGGATGCCGGCATCAACATGATTCTGGTCGAGGTCTACATGCGCATCCATACGGAGCTGTCGGTCGTCATTCCGTTCAACGCGGCGTCGCAGACGGTCGATACGGAAATTCCGATCTCCTACCTGATGGTCGTCGGCGACGTGCCGATGTACTACTACGACGGCAAAGGCAAGCCGATCGGCGACAGCGCGGCCGCGGCGCCCGCGCTTACGCTCCCTCCGCCTTCGGGAGAAGGAGCCGCCGGAGCCGACCCGGGCGGGAGCGGCGCGAACGGGACGGAACGCGAACAAGGAGAGGGCCCGTGAGGGTCCTCTCCTTGTTCGTCGGCGCATCGTGGCATGACGTGACGGCAACGGCATAGGCACGCGCCTTCTAGCGGCGGCTTTTCGCCTTCTTCGCCTTGTACTCCGCCTTTTCCCACTGACGAAGCAGCGGGTACGGATCGAAGGCCCATTCGATCATGCCGCGATCCCGGTAGATGCCGTAATGGAGATGGGGCGGAAACTTGCCGGATGTGCCGGGCTTGCCGTACCCGGAGCTGCCGACCCAGCCGATCGTGCGGCCGGGCTCGACCGTCATGCCGCTGCGCAGCGATTTGTCGAAGCCGGACAGATGGGCGTAGTAATGGTATCGGTTGTCCGCATCGCGGATGCCGATGCGCCAGCCGCCGTACGCGTTCCAGCCCATGTTCTCGATGACGCCGAAGCAGGTGCTGCGCACCGGCAGGCCGTAGCCGGCAAAAATATCGGTTCCCTCATGCGTCCGGTGTCCGCCCCATCCGCGCGCCGTCCCCCAGGTGCTGCGATAGGAATAGTCCGTTCCGACCGGCACGGGAAAAGCGCTGCCGTCCAGATCGAGCCTGCCGAATGTCCGATAGAGCAAGGAGAACTGATTGATGCGCTGAACGGCGCGCTGGTTGTGATAGAACTCCCAGACGCCGATCGAAAAGTCGTCCGGCGAGCTGCCGAAGCGCGCCACGGCCGAAGCCTGGGCATAAAGCAGGTCGATGTCGCTGCTCCGATCGGCCTTGCCGTCGCCGTCGCCGTCGCGGCCGATGCCGCCGAAAAACCGGATCGATGCCGGGTCGCGGTCGTCGGAGTCGGGATTGGTCATGCCGCTCCACTGCTCCGTCGAAACGTACAGGCCCGCCCAGGAGCCGAGCTTGGGCCTCGTTTTCGGCCGGGCTTTGCGAAGCGTGCGCTCGTATTGATCCAGCGCGGCGACCTGCTCCCAGTCCAGGCCGGTCAAGAGGGCCATCTGGCCGTAGGCGGCGCGGCGCTGCTCCGGAGCCCCGGCCTCCTTCGCGTCTGCGGGAGCCGCATGCGCCGACGGCCCGAGCCAGGTGCCGGCCAGCATCGCGGCGAACGCCAGAGCCATCCATTTCTTCATTGCTAATGTCCACCTCCGCCGGAAACTTGGGCTCGCTCCCGTAGGTTCTGCGTTCCGATCGGTTTTTATCCGACGGGATCGAAGGAACGCCATCCTCGACTTTTCATCCGGAGTCCTTGTCGCTATACTGAGAAGCGGGAAGGGATCGCAAGGCGGCGGAGCGGAATCGGTTCGCCTGCACCGGGACGATAGCGGGTCCTAACGCCTGCCCTCCTCGATTTTCATGAAATCGTACGAGCCGCATGCTATACTAGAGGTCAGGTTTTACGCCTTTTTTCAACTGAACGACAGAAAGCGAAAGCAGGGGATACGATGAGCACCAGAGCTCCCAAACCGAAACTGCCGAAGCCGGAATGGCTCAAGATCAAGCTTCAGACCGATGGCCATTATGCCGAGCTCAAGGATATGATGCGTTCCAAGACGCTGCACACCGTATGCGAGGAGGCGCGCTGCCCCAACATTTACGAATGCTGGGCCAACCGCACCGCGACATTCATGATTCTAGGCGACATCTGCACGCGCGCGTGCCGATTCTGCGCCGTCAAGACCGGCCTGCCGACCGAGCTGGACCTGCAGGAGCCGGAACGGGTGGCGGAGGCGGCCGAGCAGATGGGCCTGCGCCACTGCGTCGTTACTTCCGTCGCGCGCGACGATCTCAAGGATGGAGGAGCCTCGATCTTCGCCGCGACGATCAAGGCGATCCGGGCCCGGCTGCCGCTTTGCAGCGTGGAGGTGCTCATTCCCGACTTCCTCGGCAACGAGGAGTCGCTCCGGATCGTGATGGACGCGAAGCCCGACATTCTCAACCATAACATCGAGACGGTCGAGCGGCTGTCCGACCGGGTGCGCGCCAAGGCGAAGTACAAGCGCTCGATCGAGCTGCTGCGGCGGGCCAAGGAGATGGCTCCCTCCATCCCGACCAAGTCGAGCATCATGCTCGGCGTCGGCGAGGAATACGAGGAGATCATCGCCTCGATGGACGACCTGCGCGCGGTCGACGTCAACATCTTGACGCTCGGCCAGTACTTGCAGCCGTCTCCGAACCATCTGGCGGTGGCGCGCTACGTCCATCCGGACGAGTTCAAGCAGCTGAAGGAAGACGGGCTCGCCCGGGGCTTCAGCCACGTGGAGTCCGGTCCGATGGTGCGCAGCTCGTACCATGCGCATGAGCAGGTCAAATCTGCAGCAGGAGCGGCATCGGGAGCATGACCGGCCGCCCGGGCCGCTAGGAGGGCTACCGGTGATCTTTGTCGGAACGAAGAAGTACGAGCTGATTCATGAGCATAAGACCGCCTGGAACGCCGAGGTGTTCCGGGACCGCTACAGCGACGTGCTGGAGCGCTACGACTATATCGTCGGAGATTGGGGCTACAGCCAGCTCCGTCTCAAGGGCTTCTACCGCGATGGCCATCCGAAGGCGAGTCGGGACACGTCCTATTCCAGCCTCATGGAATATATCAACGAATACTGCAACTTCGGCTGCGCCTACTTCGTGATGGAGCTCAAGGAGCCGGCGTCCGCCGATCCCGATGCTCCGCCGGAGCAGCCGGCGGCCGGCGACATCGTCATCGTGCCGGGCGTGCGCCGCTTCGAGGAGGACAGCTACAGCCGTCCGCCTGCCGCTGACCGGCGCCGCGGAGCAGACCGCTCGACCGGGGCCAAGCGCGGATCGGCAAGCGAAGCGGCGTCAGCCGAGGGCGAGACGGAAGCGGCGGCGGCCGGCGAGCGCCGCCAGCCGCAGGGCGGCCGGTCCGGCGGCGGCAAGCGCCAGGGCAGCGGACCGCCCCATGGCGGCAAGCGCCGCGAGCATGCCTCCGGCGGCGACAGCCGGCGAGGCGACCGGCGCGAGCATGTCTCCGCCGGGACCGATCGGCGCGAGCAGGCGCCGGCTG encodes:
- a CDS encoding M23 family metallopeptidase, producing MKKWMALAFAAMLAGTWLGPSAHAAPADAKEAGAPEQRRAAYGQMALLTGLDWEQVAALDQYERTLRKARPKTRPKLGSWAGLYVSTEQWSGMTNPDSDDRDPASIRFFGGIGRDGDGDGKADRSSDIDLLYAQASAVARFGSSPDDFSIGVWEFYHNQRAVQRINQFSLLYRTFGRLDLDGSAFPVPVGTDYSYRSTWGTARGWGGHRTHEGTDIFAGYGLPVRSTCFGVIENMGWNAYGGWRIGIRDADNRYHYYAHLSGFDKSLRSGMTVEPGRTIGWVGSSGYGKPGTSGKFPPHLHYGIYRDRGMIEWAFDPYPLLRQWEKAEYKAKKAKSRR
- the lipA gene encoding lipoyl synthase; its protein translation is MSTRAPKPKLPKPEWLKIKLQTDGHYAELKDMMRSKTLHTVCEEARCPNIYECWANRTATFMILGDICTRACRFCAVKTGLPTELDLQEPERVAEAAEQMGLRHCVVTSVARDDLKDGGASIFAATIKAIRARLPLCSVEVLIPDFLGNEESLRIVMDAKPDILNHNIETVERLSDRVRAKAKYKRSIELLRRAKEMAPSIPTKSSIMLGVGEEYEEIIASMDDLRAVDVNILTLGQYLQPSPNHLAVARYVHPDEFKQLKEDGLARGFSHVESGPMVRSSYHAHEQVKSAAGAASGA
- a CDS encoding RrF2 family transcriptional regulator yields the protein MNSEFTIAVHSLVYLASRPDRMATSDSIARNVNTHPSRIRKVMSLLRKQGYIGTKEGIGGGYLLERLPEQTTLAEIYRATSFGSIKPGWCSGGEQGDCLIACRMAAVMDEIFTDTEAKLLQHLEGMTIRDVLQRVKAEETTT
- the yunB gene encoding sporulation protein YunB, whose translation is MARWGKRRAAWRLPALPMRPVRRMRLSRSSSTPGSRSAGRLLPSRPRRAAPWAGDPARPRQRRRRRRRWVLLTVALLLGLGTVNGYFYLERKLQPPLMRIAQLKVKQIMTEAINKAITDQVASDAKLESLIDWKMDASGKVSGFMMNYNEHMKITAQTIQTVQHTLQESENFREGVPIGQALDSALLASFGPRVPIRFEPIGDAKVELSTRQKDAGINMILVEVYMRIHTELSVVIPFNAASQTVDTEIPISYLMVVGDVPMYYYDGKGKPIGDSAAAAPALTLPPPSGEGAAGADPGGSGANGTEREQGEGP
- a CDS encoding YutD-like domain-containing protein, producing MIFVGTKKYELIHEHKTAWNAEVFRDRYSDVLERYDYIVGDWGYSQLRLKGFYRDGHPKASRDTSYSSLMEYINEYCNFGCAYFVMELKEPASADPDAPPEQPAAGDIVIVPGVRRFEEDSYSRPPAADRRRGADRSTGAKRGSASEAASAEGETEAAAAGERRQPQGGRSGGGKRQGSGPPHGGKRREHASGGDSRRGDRREHVSAGTDRREQAPAGGAERRERRERRDQGGSAPERQREQGGERAREAQGEKPPQGSGGGRRGGSHRRGHRSGGSSGEHAPQQQPGEARQGEPRQGEPRHGGERSGGDRSQGGGRRKPQTGGSQAPAGPGSGGAPGS